The segment CTATTCAAACCATTCGCCTTTCAATACCGAGGGTTTCAAAATGCCTGAAAATCCCGTCGTCATCGTTAGCGGTGCATCACGTGGTGTTGGCGCGGCAACTGCGCGCTGGCTGGCCAAAGCCGGTTCGACCGTCACTTTAATCGCACGCTCGGCGGATGATCTTGAGAAGGTGGCTGAAGATGTGCGGCAGTTGGGGGGCACTTCGCTGGTTTGTACAGGTGATGTTTCCGATGCAGACGCCTGCCGCGTGGCGGTCGCCAAAACCCTGGAACAATTCGGGCGGCTGGATGCGGTGGTCAACAACGCCGGTATGGTCGAACCGCTTGCGCCGGTCAGCGGCAGTGATGTTGACCACTGGCAAACCAACATCGCGGTCAACCTGCTGGGGCCGTTCTATCTGATCCGGACAGCCATCGACGACTTGCGCGAGCAAAATGGCCGAATCGTAAATGTCAGCAGTGGTGCGGCCACGATCACAGTTGAAAATGCCAGTGCCTATTGCGCGGCCAAAGCAGCGCTGA is part of the Desulfobacterales bacterium genome and harbors:
- a CDS encoding SDR family NAD(P)-dependent oxidoreductase; protein product: MPENPVVIVSGASRGVGAATARWLAKAGSTVTLIARSADDLEKVAEDVRQLGGTSLVCTGDVSDADACRVAVAKTLEQFGRLDAVVNNAGMVEPLAPVSGSDVDHWQTNIAVNLLGPFYLIRTAIDDLREQNGRIVNVSSGAATITVENASAYCAAKAALNHLSRVLAAEEPRLTVMAVRPGVVDTQMQDTIRQKGQGVMSAEQLAYYQNLKAGGQLEKPEVPGRAIAWLALHAPGEFSGQFLDYDDPRISQPALAAFGEKMR